A region from the Manihot esculenta cultivar AM560-2 chromosome 13, M.esculenta_v8, whole genome shotgun sequence genome encodes:
- the LOC110629460 gene encoding pentatricopeptide repeat-containing protein At3g58590, which translates to MSFYGDFFKHHHRLLHLLQACLRVRSLDTTKPLHALTITLGPSSYQPTFVYNNIITLYASLDELVLARKVFENMPQRSVVSYNSMISSYCRYDYLEEALGIFRQMKHFGFRPNNFTFAALLSCASMDLRRGVQLQTFAIKNGLFHADAFVGTALLGLFGRCGWLDEAFFVFEDMPTKSLVTWNSMISLFGNQGYVDGVLLFCELFRKEGCLSECSFVGVLSGLVCLEDLEFGQQIHGSVIKRGFDYRVSVVNSLINMYAKCASIQLAEKIFEEAACTDIVTWNTIIGALSKSQKPREALEQFLKMNKEGIMPSQTTFVSIISSCANLQIPMYGELVHAKIIMHDLETDVFVGSALVDYYAKCDKLDDARCCFVKINEKNVVSWNALILGCANKCSSASISLLLQMLQCGHRPNEFSFSSVLKSSSKLELQQLHCLIIRMGYEDNEYVLASLISSYGRNGLISDVLVFIAASETPLSAVPSNNIAGIYNRCGKYHETLKLLSQLEEPDNVSWNIVIAACARNGNYKEVFELFKHMLMARIHPDNYTYISVLNVCSKICDLALGSSIHCFLIKNNFSFCDLFVCNILIDMYGKCGCLGSSVKIFNSMTDRNLITWTALISALGINGCAPEALERFKEMEYMGFRPDKVAFIAALTACRHGPLVREGIELFERMNSYGIEPEMDHYHCIVDLLARHGHVREAEKVISSMPFPPGPHIWRSFLEGCKRYGMVEDQVMGM; encoded by the coding sequence ATGAGCTTCTATGGGGATTTCTTCAAGCACCACCACCGTCTCCTTCACCTTCTCCAAGCCTGCTTGCGGGTTCGTTCCCTCGACACAACAAAGCCTCTCCACGCACTCACTATCACACTTGGCCCAAGTTCTTACCAACCTACTTTTGTTTACAACAATATTATCACTCTTTATGCTTCTCTCGATGAATTGGTGTTGGCACGTAAGGTGTTTGAAAACATGCCACAAAGGAGCGTTGTATCCTATAACTCAATGATCAGTTCTTATTGTAGGTATGATTATTTAGAGGAAGCCTTGGGAATTTTTCGTCAGATGAAACACTTTGGGTTTAGGCCCAATAACTTCACATTTGCTGCTTTATTGTCGTGTGCTTCTATGGATCTGCGACGGGGGGTTCAATTGCAGACATTTGCAATAAAGAATGGGCTGTTTCACGCTGATGCTTTTGTGGGTACTGCTTTATTGGGTTTGTTTGGAAGATGTGGGTGGTTAGATGAGGCATTCTTTGTTTTTGAGGATATGCCTACTAAGAGCTTGGTGACATGGAATTCAATGATATCTTTGTTTGGAAACCAAGGCTATGTGGATGGCGTGCTTTTGTTTTGTGAGCTTTTCAGGAAAGAGGGTTGTTTGTCTGAATGCTCTTTTGTGGGTGTCTTGTCTGGATTAGTATGCCTGGAAGATTTGGAATTTGGACAGCAAATACATGGTTCAGTCATTAAAAGAGGGTTTGACTACAGAGTTTCAGTTGTGAATTCTCTCATTAATATGTATGCGAAATGTGCAAGCATACAGCTAGCGGAAAAAATATTTGAGGAGGCAGCTTGTACAGATATTGTGACATGGAATACAATAATTGGTGCATTGTCAAAAAGCCAGAAGCCAAGAGAAGCTTTAGAGCAATTTTTGAAAATGAATAAGGAAGGAATTATGCCTAGCCAGACTACATTTGTAAGTATTATCAGCTCTTGTGCCAATTTACAGATCCCAATGTATGGAGAACTTGTTCACGCTAAAATAATCATGCATGATCTGGAAACTGATGTTTTCGTCGGTAGTGCCTTAGTGGACTATTACGCTAAATGTGACAAACTGGACGATGCTAGGTGTTGTTTTGTTAAGATAAATGAGAAGAACGTGGTTTCTTGGAATGCTTTAATTCTGGGTTGTGCGAATAAATGCTCTTCTGCTTCTATTTCCTTGCTGCTACAAATGCTTCAATGTGGCCATCGGCCTAATGAATTTTCATTTTCATCCGTTCTTAAATCATCATCCAAATTAGAGCTACAGCAGCTTCATTGTCTGATTATTAGAATGGGCTATGAGGATAATGAATATGTGTTAGCCTCCCTTATTTCCTCTTATGGTAGAAATGGTCTTATATCAGATGTGCTGGTCTTCATTGCAGCTTCTGAAACACCACTTTCTGCTGTTCCCTCTAACAATATTGCCGGAATCTATAACAGATGTGGCAAGTACCATGAAACATTAAAGTTGCTTTCTCAGCTTGAAGAACCAGATAACGTTTCGTGGAATATTGTCATTGCAGCTTGTGCTCGCAATGGTAATTATAAGGAGGTTTTTGAACTTTTCAAGCACATGCTTATGGCTAGAATCCATCCAGATAACTATACTTATATTAGTGTCCTAAATGTGTGTAGTAAGATCTGTGATCTTGCTTTGGGTAGTTCCATCCATTGTTTCCTCATAAAGAACAATTTCAGTTTTTGTGATTTATTTGTCTGCAATATATTGATAGACATGTATGGAAAATGCGGCTGCCTTGGAAGTTCAGTAAAAATTTTTAACAGTATGACAGATAGAAATCTCATCACATGGACGGCTCTAATTTCAGCCCTTGGAATTAATGGTTGTGCCCCTGAAGCATTGGAAAGGTTCAAAGAGATGGAATATATGGGGTTTAGACCTGATAAGGTTGCTTTTATTGCAGCACTTACAGCATGCAGACATGGTCCTTTAGTGAGAGAAGGGATAGAGCTGTTTGAGAGAATGAATAGTTATGGGATTGAACCAGAAATGGATCATTATCATTGTATTGTGGATTTGTTGGCAAGACATGGACATGTTAGGGAAGCAGAGAAAGTAATTTCCAGCATGCCTTTCCCACCAGGTCCCCACATATGGCGTAGTTTCCTGGAAGGCTGCAAGAGATATGGAATGGTTGAGGATCAAGTTATGGGAATGTAA